One segment of Megachile rotundata isolate GNS110a chromosome 4, iyMegRotu1, whole genome shotgun sequence DNA contains the following:
- the LOC100880349 gene encoding 4-aminobutyrate aminotransferase, mitochondrial isoform X2 yields the protein MFMQLAMVPLGYNHRSILGALSCAGNQRIIANRPALGLYPGLEWPCKLEDTLLQPCVAPKGLPCVFTAMCGACANEHAIQMAFIKYADRLRGSEDFTDEEKETAPYNKPPGCPELSILSFDGAFHGRTFGALALTHYKYMMKIDIPSLPWPIARYPHYMYPLDEYEKENRKEDDKCLDEVKKLIEDYEKKMPVAGIIVEAIQSEGGDRHASPDFFHCLQDIAKKKKIPLILDEIQTGGGATGRIWAHEYFELNSPPDMVTFSSKMQASGVYHTPEYMPKHPYRVFSAYMGDPTKILILEAVLQAIEAEDLLTHVCHVSNYLLCQLNALQQEFPELISAVRGRGFIIGFDAATTDLKNKIRLALLSRGVQVGDSGSKSIRLRPCLIFGEYHADIFIDTLRCCLRDIEES from the exons ATGTTTATGCAACTTGCAATGGTTCCCCTTGGATATAATCATCGCTCTATCCTTGGTGCATTATCCTGTGCTGGAAATCAA AGAATAATAGCAAATAGACCAGCATTAGGATTATATCCTGGTTTAGAATGGCCATGTAAACTTGAAGATACATTGCTTCAGCCGTGT GTAGCTCCAAAAGGATTGCCATGTGTTTTCACAGCTATGTGTGGTGCCTGTGCAAATGAACATGCAATACAAATGGCGTTCATAAAATATGCAGACAGACTTCGTGGAAGTGAAGATTTTACAGATGAAGAGAAAGAAACTGCACCTTACAATAAACCACCTGGCTGTCCTGAATTGTCTATTCTTTCTTTTGATG GAGCGTTTCATGGTAGGACATTTGGTGCACTGGCACTAACACATTATAAATACATGATGAAGATTGATATACCATCTCTTCCATGGCCAATTGCACGTTATCCACATTACATGTACCCATTAGATGaatatgaaaaagaaaataggAAAGAAGATGATAAATGCTTAGATGAA GTGAAGAAGCTAATAGAAGATTATGAAAAGAAAATGCCAGTAGCTGGTATTATAGTTGAAGCAATACAGTCTGAAGGAGGAGACAGACATGCATCCCCAGACTTCTTTCATTGCTTGCAGGATATAGCTAAAAAA AAAAAGATTCCTTTAATACTGGATGAAATACAAACAGGAGGTGGAGCAACAGGAAGAATATGGGCACatgaatattttgaattaaattctCCTCCTGACATGGTCACATTTAGCAGCAAAATGCAAGCTAGTGGTGTCTATCATACTCCagaatacat gcCAAAACATCCATACAGAGTGTTCAGTGCCTATATGGGTGATCccactaaaatattaatattagaagCAGTACTACAAGCCATTGAGGCAGAGGATCTGTTAACCCATGTTTGTCATGTTAGCAATTATTTACTATGTCAGTTGAACGCATTACAACAGGAATTTCCTGAGCTTATCTCTGCTGTTCGTGGTAGAGGTTTTATTATTGGATTTGATGCAGCAACTACGGATTTGAAAAACAAAATAAGGCTTGCATTACTTAGTAGAG GTGTACAAGTGGGTGATTCTGGTTCAAAATCGATCCGACTAAGACCATGTTTAATATTCGGTGAATATCATGCGGATATCTTTATAGATACTCTTCGTTGTTGTTTAAGAGATATTGAAGAaagttga
- the LOC100880349 gene encoding 4-aminobutyrate aminotransferase, mitochondrial isoform X1: MLCKGVWHSIQKNSQPRLLHHVPKSPLPGEPAKPYTLCDVPGPRSQALMKEFSKIQQVGSIQYFADYQRSVGNYLADIDGNVFLDMFMQLAMVPLGYNHRSILGALSCAGNQRIIANRPALGLYPGLEWPCKLEDTLLQPCVAPKGLPCVFTAMCGACANEHAIQMAFIKYADRLRGSEDFTDEEKETAPYNKPPGCPELSILSFDGAFHGRTFGALALTHYKYMMKIDIPSLPWPIARYPHYMYPLDEYEKENRKEDDKCLDEVKKLIEDYEKKMPVAGIIVEAIQSEGGDRHASPDFFHCLQDIAKKKKIPLILDEIQTGGGATGRIWAHEYFELNSPPDMVTFSSKMQASGVYHTPEYMPKHPYRVFSAYMGDPTKILILEAVLQAIEAEDLLTHVCHVSNYLLCQLNALQQEFPELISAVRGRGFIIGFDAATTDLKNKIRLALLSRGVQVGDSGSKSIRLRPCLIFGEYHADIFIDTLRCCLRDIEES; this comes from the exons ATGTTATGCAAAGGTGTTTGGCACTCTATTCAAAAGAATTCACAACCTCGTT TACTTCATCATGTACCAAAGTCACCTCTACCAGGAGAACCTGCTAAACCATACACACTTTGTGATGTCCCTGGACCAAGATCACAAGCCCTCATGaaagaattttctaaaattcag CAAGTTGGCTCCATTCAATACTTTGCAGACTATCAGAGGTCTGTTGGAAATTATTTGGCAGACATCGATGGGAATGTTTTCCTAGATATGTTTATGCAACTTGCAATGGTTCCCCTTGGATATAATCATCGCTCTATCCTTGGTGCATTATCCTGTGCTGGAAATCAA AGAATAATAGCAAATAGACCAGCATTAGGATTATATCCTGGTTTAGAATGGCCATGTAAACTTGAAGATACATTGCTTCAGCCGTGT GTAGCTCCAAAAGGATTGCCATGTGTTTTCACAGCTATGTGTGGTGCCTGTGCAAATGAACATGCAATACAAATGGCGTTCATAAAATATGCAGACAGACTTCGTGGAAGTGAAGATTTTACAGATGAAGAGAAAGAAACTGCACCTTACAATAAACCACCTGGCTGTCCTGAATTGTCTATTCTTTCTTTTGATG GAGCGTTTCATGGTAGGACATTTGGTGCACTGGCACTAACACATTATAAATACATGATGAAGATTGATATACCATCTCTTCCATGGCCAATTGCACGTTATCCACATTACATGTACCCATTAGATGaatatgaaaaagaaaataggAAAGAAGATGATAAATGCTTAGATGAA GTGAAGAAGCTAATAGAAGATTATGAAAAGAAAATGCCAGTAGCTGGTATTATAGTTGAAGCAATACAGTCTGAAGGAGGAGACAGACATGCATCCCCAGACTTCTTTCATTGCTTGCAGGATATAGCTAAAAAA AAAAAGATTCCTTTAATACTGGATGAAATACAAACAGGAGGTGGAGCAACAGGAAGAATATGGGCACatgaatattttgaattaaattctCCTCCTGACATGGTCACATTTAGCAGCAAAATGCAAGCTAGTGGTGTCTATCATACTCCagaatacat gcCAAAACATCCATACAGAGTGTTCAGTGCCTATATGGGTGATCccactaaaatattaatattagaagCAGTACTACAAGCCATTGAGGCAGAGGATCTGTTAACCCATGTTTGTCATGTTAGCAATTATTTACTATGTCAGTTGAACGCATTACAACAGGAATTTCCTGAGCTTATCTCTGCTGTTCGTGGTAGAGGTTTTATTATTGGATTTGATGCAGCAACTACGGATTTGAAAAACAAAATAAGGCTTGCATTACTTAGTAGAG GTGTACAAGTGGGTGATTCTGGTTCAAAATCGATCCGACTAAGACCATGTTTAATATTCGGTGAATATCATGCGGATATCTTTATAGATACTCTTCGTTGTTGTTTAAGAGATATTGAAGAaagttga